The DNA window TCAATGCGAGAAGGGAGCAGGTAGTCATAGGGAACTTCAAGCTGCGAGTTTCTCTTTGCGATTTCTTCACCGAGTTTTGACAACTCCGCTTGAAACTCCAGAATCACCTGTGTAAGCTCAGGCTCGTCAAATCTTGTCTCAGGATATTGACCCAAAGGAATCTGCCAATGACAAAGTCGAGACAGAAATATTAAAGCGGCAGAGTTTATCATGGTGGAAAAAATGACATTCTTATTCAATTATACAAGTATGAATtaataaatgcattaatattTAGATAAAACTTACAACATCACTGTATTCATCTGAAAGTTGATTTATCAACACTGATATGGCGACAGTCTCTCCAACATTCGGGAGGGTCTCCATAATTGTCTCCATGCTTGACTGCCCCTTGGTGGTCGGAGGAGGTTTGTGCAATATCAAGGTGGCATTCGGCATCCAGAAGTAGTAGTCAAACTAGATGATGAGAGAAGTTTCAACATGGATGTAatgtatgattcaacatttttgtatttatgtattattttatttcatgtagtTAGGTTTGGGAAATTTGATGTCTGAATAATTGAATCGACTGAATCTCattaaaagttacaaaaaaagtGATGTAAATGTAGGAAATGAAACCTGATAGTGGAAGAAGCAGATTCTACATCTGCCACTCGTCCCatatatttgaaatgtgaaaacaaacctcAGCACATATTCCAGTGTCCTAACTTATTCACTCTTGCCTCACCTGTCCATTATTGACTGCTGCGTGTTGAGCGGACACTGTGAAGATGACCATGGTGATGAATCTTATCAATTCCTCAATGCAATGAAAGCAGTGTGGGAATCCTGTCGGCAGCACCACCATCATTAGTTAATGTTTGGCATTCACAATTTGCATCGGACATTTTTTATAGACTATATGTTGTATGCAGAACATTGGTTAAATACCTGAGGCTTTGTTTCCCAAGAGGCCGTAGGTGAATATCTCACAGATccaatcctgcagctctgtgtctttaCAGATGTCAGCGTCTGAGGGATAGTAGTACTCCACTGCTGCCCTCACAAAGCTGGTTGATACAAAAAAATGGGATTCTGAGTAATTATGTGGAAGAATTCGGAAAAAAGAAGTGTGTAATACTCTTCCACAGGATTCACCGCCAGCTAGTGGTTGctttgatgacattttaatacaaaatgaaaaaaaaaaaatctcagcaGAGTATTAAAACATTAATTCCTGTCTCCTACATGCTGCACCACTTCTTTACTGAAGACAAGCTGCTCGTTGTAAAACAGATTATTGAACTTATCTACAATATTTATTACCTAAATTTAAAGTTACCTGTCTATGATGGACCACAGCTTCAATCCATCATCTCTGTAGAAGTAGTTGGGGATTGACTCCAGTCCTCGTGCAGCGATGTTCTCTGGCAGACAGACGGAGCTGTAGGTCATTTCACGGAGGGACCTCCTCATGATCTCTATCATCCCCTCAACTCCAGCTGTACTCTAATAATAAATTATCCAGAAATATTTTCCATTAGACAAATATAGCTTTGTTGTAAATCTTATAGAAATTCAGTTTTTCAACAGTTCAAGATGAATAGAATAGTCCGGCTTTGACTGTATTATATATGTGAAAGAGCCTTACTTTTTCAAACATCCCATTAGGTCCCATTAGACTGACACGGCCTCTAATGTTTATGTCAAGAGTGGACTTGAAGTGTGGAATCAACagctgaagagaaagagaggaacattttaaatgtcaagttAAGATGCTAATTCAGCCAGAATGGCACAGAATCTACAACaaaaatgggttcttccctgacccatactatATCCTTCACACCAACTAAATCtgtaaacaaggaaataaacagcagacagaccaTCCTGGCTGTGTTGATCAGCAAAGAGAAGACACAACCATAACAAAACAGGTCTCCCTAAACTCATGAACAAAAACCTTAAATACCAGTGAAACATCAGTCCAGatccaaaagaaaaacacatgtacGAGCAGAGTGATCTCTGCTGTGTCGTCGTACCTTGTAGAGGGGATGAATCACTGGGAAGCAGCGCAGAGTGGCAACAGTGTAGACCTCTCCCATGAAGTGAGTATTCATGAGGTGATGGACGGCTTCATGATCAAGTGAATCTGCGTTTTTGATAAACATCTTGGCCAGCAGCCAGTCTGTCTCCAGGTCACTTGGCAGAAAGATTGGATTCTTCTCTGAGGGCTGTTGATGCAGCTGGAATGTGACGAAAGACATTGACTTTGAAGTTTGAAGAGTGAAACAGGACTTTTgcaaaaattaaagaaaaaccatAAAGTAATTTGGAAAAGAATGTGATTCAATGACGACACTTGATTTTCGTATAAATATACCTGTATTGCAATTGgcatcagtttgttttctggGTTCAAGTAGAACAAACAGAGACCAGGAGTCACAGTTAGAGATTCTCCATTGTAGACATAAGGGGGGATTCCATCCAGCTTCTTTTGGTCATAGAGGAATATATTGCCTTTCTGTATGGGAAGGAATCAAGATGAAACACAGATTTGTAATTAATCAGTGGATCAATCAACCTTAAATCAGACCTTTCAAACTAAATTAGTgcagttcaaagtgctttacagttgATAGACAAAACATAAGAtgtgttgggggtgaggtcctgagtgaccatcaaacaataggttgtaaatacttgaggcctacaaggcccagctgaaaccagttcaaccagtttcagtcttaagtcacaccttctctagacagcctggagcctcacCTTGGTGGGGAAAGCATCTCCTGaaccccactgtgcccccccctccagcaggccctggtggggagatgttgcaggccgctctgcaaaaacccaaatgagactctgaaacgcccactgaggtcgaatccccgcccactaaggtcgggaccctgacatctaattggctgagggcaacactgacccttgacccctcctccagggcggcaggtacctcccaggtagaacaaaacccctgtgctcccagaaaactgcctcttttccacgctgctcaagttgtcttctgacctcaagaggtctaaccacacgactcagtaactaaggaggcgattagacgtttgtttaatatcattttatttgaagtcgtttcattttcttcttttatctcagtcaaagttttatcttgataggactttttgctgtcttaacttgaaagaccgaaacaggaagtgccccgctggacggactccgacacttccatagacttttcttttttccaacgatctacaaacggcttaaaaccagccgtcccctgcagaagcgcgacgttcatcccgctgaggagtaagaggcaatccactccgttcctgtaaaacagcatgttctccgctgttacagaagaagacgaagtttcattccgtcaagacagcacgaataattcgcttccttttccggtccagcggccgagcccggagctccgctcgtgagagagaccacgtgattcactggcccccgacacattcgcgcagacgcgcaggcacatcgcgagggttgtacagtaagagacttgattatctgggcagatacgtagtatattgtttaatatttgattgtatttgttgcgagaccgctgagtctcattgtttaaccggctactacgagccgctacttccggttcatttccgggttttgtgttagtggttgagcgccgcgaggaaagcctccagccacgctgttaacgtctgtgttagtctgcagtgagtttaccgatcagaacctcagcccacaacgtccgcttggggctgagtggttaaatcactgttaatctatctctggcgtgttttaagagcttctttgaactctccttgcatgccttctctctctctctctccttctaaaccgacctatacacccgttccgatctgtatttagaatacagttcatgtaacagttaaatctatatttaaagggcctgaaaacatctggccgccattttgaagccaaagctaaaccagaacaaagaatcctttgttccacctcctcctttgtgcctcacacgtggtccggcggccaatggagattattcatcggtagacccgccctcaattctggctctaaattcataacgaacccgccattttgttttgtagttttaagcctaacattgtcggcctccatcttggatgtgtcGTCActatgtgactgcgtcatcgccatgccccccttctttttctcacacacacacacacacacacacacacacacacacacacacacacacacacacattttgatagACatagacagatgcacacacacacagatacacatagatgaatacatgtgttttcttaattgtgataaatgctgctgctgttgtgatctttgaaatatgggagtttgttaagatgatggatcattaaataacactaactttatttcacacacacacacatagagacagacatacataggtagaccgccggttttacatgtattgtctgaattgtgataagtgctgctgctgtgtttatctttgaaatatcggagcttgttaaaatgataaatcattgaataacataactttatttcccctttttaataaatacttttgtaattaaagtatctgtagtctgtgattttttgtgcataagtgtgtgaatacagctggattatgattgcctgtgctcgaacttagaagccttcactgtttattaagtaatcgttaatattaaaatattgacattattaatttgacatttatcattatgagactgataattatagcttgatatgttggtccctggaaaccagggtggtgccccctttctcaattattaatatagatagtattattcttaaattgataattttattgtttttgactaattattttcattattcttggttgataaccttatcattgttaattgatagcttgtactttctaattgataattcctattttctcattagtggttttattgttatttgattactgatcatcttcaattaataatttaattatttttgatagataatttttattattttaatcatatttcatgattattaataattagccaacgtcaagtctactcctattgcacaacagatgGTAAAAAGGAATTGAAAATaggtaaatacattttaagattTAAAGACTAACTCATACCAAAGCAATCAATAATGGAAAAGACACCAATCAAACAAAATTaggaaattaaatatatgtataattaaaccataaattataaaacactACATTGAAGCCAAACTAAATATTAACAAATCTGAGGGGTCCTTCCCCCCAGCTTCAAAATCAACATGTATTTCAGATGCTTTGTTGGTTTTGTGGCTGTTTCACATATGTAAGCAACTAAATTTTGTAAGTATAAATTAATTCATGTTTGTCGTAGAGAAAAatcatccatttatccatccaccTATTGTGACCTCgataaatggttaaatggttCTTGGATCCCTGTGTTTGAATGTGCTCACCAGGAGGTCTGTGACCCAGTCAACTTTAAACTCTCTGTACCAGTAACAGTATTACACATCAACACGTTCTATAATCGTTTTTAAAGTCTTTTTCAATACCAGTAGCCAGTGTAATGATTTTGAAAAGGTGTGATGTGTGCTGTCCTTTTCGGCTTCGTCACCACTGGTGAGGCAGAGTTTTAAATTAATTGTCGCTAATAAATTGTGTAGAATGTTGTTTGTTGTCTCTGCTTGTTACAAAAACATGCATTTGTCTGTCAGTGTTGCTCAAAAAGAAATGGCATCACTATGACAATAAGCCTCAAATGTTAAATTGCTGTTTTCGATCTGAATCAATGATTCAAGGATTGAGGATTGAGGATgagaaaagattatttaattttctcttctttcttacCGCAATTTCCCTCCTCAGACTGTTGCCCTCATCCAGGAACGGCTTCACCATCTCCTCTGTGACAGGGAAGTTTTGGGGAAGCTCTGAGCAGCGCTTGATCAAAGTGGGGTTGATTCCGTTCAGAAACTGGGATCCGTAAAAGTCATCCTCCTTCCAGTGCTCTGCAACGTACTCTGAAAAAAACGTCAGGTATTAGACCACTGAACTTCTGGTCAG is part of the Limanda limanda chromosome 18, fLimLim1.1, whole genome shotgun sequence genome and encodes:
- the LOC133024467 gene encoding hydroperoxide isomerase ALOXE3-like codes for the protein MAEYKLQVSTGDMPSAGTWDHVSVTLIGSDGESEKTDLDNFGKDLCTGKIGTYTVKTSSSLGKVLLVKVEKNPRLFTLEDEWYCSTIEVTTPEGDAILFPCHRWISSGEYVELRGGRAMKFFEDDHPLLIEHRKKELTLQKSLYQWKPLAEGLLHISSFEHESELPSEIRFSKAKLDEMQNTTKRLGLKFKFKGMVGSIKKWETVDHLKKLFNFKKTPMSEYVAEHWKEDDFYGSQFLNGINPTLIKRCSELPQNFPVTEEMVKPFLDEGNSLRREIAKGNIFLYDQKKLDGIPPYVYNGESLTVTPGLCLFYLNPENKLMPIAIQLHQQPSEKNPIFLPSDLETDWLLAKMFIKNADSLDHEAVHHLMNTHFMGEVYTVATLRCFPVIHPLYKLLIPHFKSTLDINIRGRVSLMGPNGMFEKSTAGVEGMIEIMRRSLREMTYSSVCLPENIAARGLESIPNYFYRDDGLKLWSIIDSFVRAAVEYYYPSDADICKDTELQDWICEIFTYGLLGNKASGFPHCFHCIEELIRFITMVIFTVSAQHAAVNNGQFDYYFWMPNATLILHKPPPTTKGQSSMETIMETLPNVGETVAISVLINQLSDEYSDVIPLGQYPETRFDEPELTQVILEFQAELSKLGEEIAKRNSQLEVPYDYLLPSRIENSVSI